In one window of Nicotiana tabacum cultivar K326 chromosome 12, ASM71507v2, whole genome shotgun sequence DNA:
- the LOC107786216 gene encoding cytochrome P450 81C13-like — MQNLYYSYYPEIFLFFLVILLLKHFLHPRKHLPPSPLSLPIIGHLYLIKNSLHQTLTTLSTKYGPVLYLRFGCRNLLVVSSPSAVEECFTKNDIIFANRPRSMLGDRVSFNYTAIFWAPYGNLWRVLRRQTAVELFSSNSLQKSSVIRNEELGILIRSLFKASSDSTRGSTRSVNLSHWAFAFAFNVMMRIGTGKCCVSEEDIGKEKGVKTIEEMRDFFFANLLVLNVCDFLPVLKWFGYKGIEKKMVLTNMKRNEFVSSLLDEFRQKKRTTITVSESVSTADVITKENKKKTLVETLLSLQESEPEFYTDDLIKSLLVVLFVAGTETTSMTIQWAMRLLLAHPQAFTKLRAEIDSKVGNERLLNESDLSKLPYLRSVINETLRLYPPVPLLLPHYSSEDCTVAGYQVPKHTILIVNAWAMHRDPKLWDEPEKFKPERFEAMDLGAKEGFNYKFIPFGMGRRACSGANMGLRTVSLMLGSLIQWFDWKNVDEENNLDACYINSKVNLNKDKPLESICIPRQNCIQLLSQL; from the exons ATGCAAAACCTATATTACTCTTACTACCCAGAGATCTTTCTGTTTTTTCTTGTCATTTTACTACTAAAACATTTTCTTCATCCCAGGAAACATTTACCACCTAGTCCTTTGTCTCTCCCAATAATCGGTCATCTTTACCTAATAAAAAATTCCCTACACCAGACTTTAACCACCTTATCAACTAAATATGGACCGGTTTTATATCTTCGGTTCGGCTGCCGAAATTTACTGGTTGTATCTTCCCCATCTGCCGTGGAAGAATGCTTTACTAAAAACGATATCATATTTGCGAACCGGCCACGTAGCATGCTAGGAGACCGGGTTTCTTTTAATTATACAGCTATTTTCTGGGCTCCTTACGGCAATCTCTGGAGAGTTCTCCGCCGCCAAACGGCGGTTGAGTTATTCTCTTCTAATAGTCTTCAAAAGTCTTCTGTAATTCGGAACGAAGAACTTGGAATCTTAATTCGCTCTTTGTTTAAAGCCAGCTCCGACAGTACACGTGGCAGCACAAGATCAGTTAACTTGAGCCATTGggcttttgcttttgcttttaaCGTTATGATGAGAATTGGTACTGGAAAATGTTGTGTAAGTGAGGAAGATATAGGAAAAGAGAAGGGGGTTAAAACTATTGAAGAGATGAGGGACTTTTTCTTTGCCAACTTGTTGGTTTTGAACGTGTGTGATTTCTTACCAGTGTTGAAATGGTTTGGGTACAAAGGGATTGAGAAAAAGATGGTATTAACGAACATGAAGAGAAATGAATTCGTGAGCAGCTTACTTGACGAATTTCGACAGAAGAAAAGAACTACAATTACTGTTTCAGAGTCCGTTAGTACTGCTGATGTAATTACCaaggagaataagaagaagacGCTGGTTGAAACTCTCTTGTCTCTACAAGAATCTGAACCTGAATTCTACACAGATGATCTTATTAAAAGCCTTCTAGTG GTTTTGTTTGTTGCGGGAACAGAGACCACATCAATGACCATTCAATGGGCAATGCGACTTCTTTTAGCTCACCCTCAGGCATTTACAAAACTGAGAGCTGAGATTGATAGCAAAGTGGGGAACGAGCGATTGCTAAATGAATCTGATCTCTCCAAACTTCCTTATTTGCGGAGTGTAATAAACGAGACACTGAGGTTGTACCCTCCAGTACCACTTCTATTGCCTCACTACTCGTCAGAAGATTGTACTGTTGCGGGATATCAAGTACCAAAACATACGATCCTAATCGTTAATGCTTGGGCAATGCATAGGGACCCTAAGTTATGGGATGAGCCTGAAAAGTTCAAACCAGAGCGATTTGAGGCAATGGACTTAGGAGCAAAAGAAGGATTTAATTATAAGTTTATACCATTTGGAATGGGAAGAAGAGCATGTTCTGGAGCCAATATGGGTTTGCGCACTGTTTCCTTGATGTTGGGTTCATTGATTCAGTGGTTTGACTGGAAAAATGTTGACGAGGAAAATAACCTGGATGCTTGCTATATTAATTCGAAGGTAAATTTGAATAAGGATAAGCCTTTGGAATCTATTTGTATTCCGCGACAGAATTGTATTCAACTCCTTTCGCAGCTCTGA